From a single Falco rusticolus isolate bFalRus1 chromosome 17, bFalRus1.pri, whole genome shotgun sequence genomic region:
- the AVPR1B gene encoding vasopressin V1b receptor translates to MEPGWGWNSTHRSWPGHSQGLLSPQTLAGDPNLTLLHTRDEELAKAEIGVLATILAVATVGNVGVLLAMYRLRKKMSRMHLFILHLGLTDLGVALFQVLPQMIWEVTYRFLGPDPLCRAVKYLQVLSMFASTYMLIVMTLDRYMAVCHPLHTLQQPSRQAYVMIGATWLLSCLLSLPQIFIFSLREVRQGSGVLDCWADFRYPWGARAYITWTTLCIFILPVGILTVCYSLICYEICKNLKGKTQSGAPSTGGPAAASLPAPCSSEKSGQGPSGQPSRVSSVRTISRAKIRTVKMTFVIVVAYVACWAPFFSMQMWSVWDEDAPDDDSTNVAFTITMLLGSLSSCCNPWIYMFFSGHLLQDAARCLSCWGGPRPGLRRQASTGSLCSRKTTILSHSHHPSPTGLPLRGGSARDFYPPCEEVVTESGTL, encoded by the exons atggagccaggctggggctggaaCAGCACTCATCGCAGTTGgcctgggcacagccaggggctgctgagCCCCCAGACCCTGGCAGGGGACCCCAACCTGACCCTCCTGCACACCCGGGATGAGGAGCTGGCCAAGGCAGAGATCGGGGTGCTGGCCACCATCCTGGCTGTAGCGACCGTAGGCAACGTGGGGGTGCTGCTGGCGATGTACCGCCTGAGGAAGAAGATGAGCCGGATGCATCTCTTCATCTTGCACCTGGGGCTGACCGACCTGGGTGTTGCGCTTTTCCAGGTGCTACCGCAGATGATCTGGGAAGTGACATACCGCTTCTTGGGGCCAGACCCACTCTGCAGGGCAGTCAAGTACCTGCAGGTGCTGAGCATGTTCGCCTCCACCTACATGCTCATTGTGATGACGCTGGACCGCTACATGGCCGTGTGCCACCCGCTGcacaccctgcagcagcccagccgCCAGGCCTACGTGATGATCGGGGCTACgtggctgctcagctgcctgcttAGCCTGCCCCAGATCTTCATCTTCTCCCTGCGGGAGGTGCGCCAGGGCTCGGGGGTGCTGGACTGCTGGGCAGACTTCAGGTACCCATGGGGAGCCCGAGCCTACATCACCTGGACCACACTGTGCATCTTCATCCTGCCCGTCGGCATCCTCACTGTCTGCTACAGCCTCATCTGCTACGAGATCTGCAAGAATCTCAAGGGCAAGACCCAGAGTGGTGCCCCCAGCACGGGGggccctgcagcagcttcccttcctgccccttGCTCCTCTGAGAAGAGCGGCCAGGGCCCCAGTGGGCAGCCCTCGCGGGTCAGCAGTGTGCGTACCATCTCCCGTGCCAAGATCCGCACGGTGAAGATGACCTTTGTCATCGTGGTGGCCTACGTCGCCTGCTGGGCACCATTTTTCAGCATGCAGATGTGGTCAGTGTGGGACGAGGATGCTCCTGATGACG ACTCCACCAACGTGGCTTTCACCATCAccatgctgctgggcagcctcagcagctgctgcaaccCCTGGATCTACATGTTCTTCAGCGGGCACCTGCTCCAGGATGCAGCACGTTGCCTGTCCTGCTGGGGTggcccccggcccgggctgcGGAGACAGGCCTCCACCGGGagcctctgcagcaggaaaaccacCATCCTGAGCCACAgccaccaccccagccccactggccTCCCCCTGCGTGGGGGCAGCGCCAGGGACTTCTACCCACCCTGCGAGGAGGTGGTGACCGAGTCCGGCACGCTCTAG